A DNA window from Candidatus Acidiferrales bacterium contains the following coding sequences:
- the mltG gene encoding endolytic transglycosylase MltG, which translates to MKSLDLTERSKLFAFAATMVAAFVMVWIIIFVMPYHHERGRGTIITIERGMSADRVYTKLVQSSTITNKFVFKIVAKIFAVEHRIKAGKYLFVGFFSDYDVMKIIASGKSNLLVTVTIPEGLTIRQIASVYQREIGIDSTAFADLALDDSSSSALGIPSKTLEGYLFPQTYDFYYDTDPKEILERMVDEFDIFFDDSLRERAAQMGLRISEVMKMASIIEDEARVDSERAIIASVYYNRLKKHIPLEADPTIQYALGERKRVYYKDLKINSPYNSYEKIGLPPTPICNPGQKSIIAALYPARTDYLYFVSNGHGGHKFSSTYDQHLRAVRAYKRIRAH; encoded by the coding sequence GTGAAAAGCCTTGATCTGACAGAAAGAAGCAAATTATTCGCATTCGCCGCGACTATGGTCGCTGCCTTTGTCATGGTATGGATAATAATCTTCGTAATGCCGTACCACCATGAGCGTGGAAGGGGGACGATCATAACGATCGAGAGGGGCATGAGCGCAGACAGAGTCTACACAAAGCTTGTTCAATCCAGCACAATTACGAATAAATTTGTCTTCAAAATTGTAGCTAAGATTTTTGCCGTGGAACACAGGATCAAGGCCGGCAAGTATCTCTTCGTCGGTTTTTTTTCCGACTATGACGTCATGAAGATAATCGCATCGGGCAAGAGCAACCTCCTTGTGACAGTGACGATCCCGGAAGGACTTACGATACGTCAGATTGCATCCGTTTACCAGCGTGAGATTGGAATTGATTCGACCGCTTTTGCGGATCTGGCTCTTGACGACTCTTCTTCCTCGGCATTGGGTATCCCGTCGAAAACCTTAGAGGGTTATCTCTTTCCGCAGACTTATGACTTCTACTATGACACCGACCCGAAGGAAATACTGGAACGGATGGTCGACGAGTTCGATATTTTTTTCGACGACTCTTTGAGAGAGAGGGCGGCTCAAATGGGATTGAGAATCTCGGAAGTGATGAAGATGGCATCGATAATCGAAGATGAGGCGCGCGTCGATTCTGAAAGGGCAATCATAGCAAGCGTGTATTATAATCGTTTAAAGAAGCATATACCGCTGGAAGCCGATCCGACGATCCAGTACGCTCTCGGGGAACGGAAGAGAGTTTATTACAAGGATTTGAAAATAAATTCGCCCTACAACTCCTATGAAAAAATCGGCTTGCCGCCGACGCCGATATGCAACCCCGGACAAAAATCTATTATCGCGGCGCTATATCCAGCGCGGACGGATTATCTATACTTCGTTTCGAACGGACACGGCGGCCATAAGTTCAGCAGTACATACGATCAGCATCTCCGGGCAGTGCGGGCATACAAAAGAATTCGAGCACACTAG
- a CDS encoding response regulator yields MPDSPLILLVDDEQANLELFSTILTEEGYRVLSAARGDDALHLLETSKPDLIISDIYMPEMGGFEFYEKVQKVQELRSVPFIFLSALSDWQHVREGKELGADDYLTKPVDIDELVTTVKGKLKRAASLRSAMQSEFETLKEQILSTLSHELNTPLTYIIGFSEIIGNSESPIPMDELKEFAGLIRQGGDRLKNFVDDFLEAVQIDSGKTAEYYSRSKKEFNLSESITLLSREYAMVATEKNVQFQSDVPDELRVMGSETLIRDAIGRILSNAVKFTSEGNVKVCARPDGNIVQLEIADTGVGIPEKELPRVCEKFYQVNKDKQQQQGAGLGLYIANNLAKINHCELAISSIEGVGTKVTLDIPAR; encoded by the coding sequence ATGCCCGATTCTCCTCTTATATTGCTTGTCGATGACGAGCAGGCAAATTTGGAATTATTCTCGACAATACTCACTGAAGAGGGTTACCGGGTATTGTCCGCTGCCAGAGGGGATGACGCTCTTCATCTCTTGGAAACCAGCAAACCTGATCTCATAATAAGCGACATCTACATGCCCGAGATGGGCGGATTCGAGTTTTATGAAAAGGTGCAGAAGGTACAGGAGCTTAGATCGGTTCCATTCATTTTCCTCAGCGCACTCTCCGATTGGCAGCATGTTCGTGAAGGAAAAGAATTGGGTGCAGATGATTATCTGACGAAACCCGTTGACATCGACGAGCTTGTAACGACCGTAAAGGGAAAGCTCAAACGCGCCGCTTCTCTTCGAAGTGCCATGCAGAGCGAGTTTGAAACCTTGAAGGAGCAGATTCTATCTACGTTGTCTCACGAATTGAATACACCGCTCACATATATCATCGGCTTTTCAGAGATCATAGGCAACAGCGAGTCGCCGATCCCCATGGACGAATTAAAGGAGTTTGCCGGCCTGATTCGACAGGGTGGCGACAGGTTGAAAAATTTTGTCGATGATTTTCTTGAGGCGGTTCAAATCGATTCGGGCAAGACGGCAGAATATTATTCAAGAAGCAAGAAAGAATTCAACCTCTCGGAATCTATTACGCTCCTTTCCAGGGAATACGCGATGGTCGCCACTGAAAAAAACGTTCAGTTCCAATCCGATGTGCCGGATGAGCTTCGCGTGATGGGGTCCGAGACTCTGATCCGTGATGCAATCGGCCGCATACTTTCCAATGCGGTAAAGTTCACATCTGAAGGCAATGTCAAGGTGTGTGCCCGCCCGGACGGAAACATTGTTCAGCTCGAGATTGCCGATACGGGAGTGGGAATTCCTGAAAAGGAATTGCCCAGAGTTTGCGAGAAATTTTATCAAGTCAACAAGGACAAGCAGCAGCAGCAGGGTGCGGGACTCGGCCTCTATATCGCCAACAACCTCGCGAAGATAAATCATTGCGAATTGGCCATTTCGTCGATTGAAGGCGTGGGAACCAAGGTTACCTTAGACATCCCGGCCCGGTAA
- the trpA gene encoding tryptophan synthase subunit alpha — MNRIKKVIGFIAQDGKHKKILSAYVMPGFPTRDSTAEVLRSAEKAGVDFVEIGVPFSDPLADGPVIQKASQAAIENGMSPEKIVDFVRTFRKESELPLILMGYVNSFLNGIGRSFPEKLKSAGIDGVIIPDLSLEESDMVRKDIEDAGLSLVLLAAPTSTDERIVKISEASTDFVYCVSVTGVTGARKNLVSSDVTDFLKRVRKFSRKPFVVGFGISTPDTARDISKYSDGIVVGSALLQKISSSSQCGETAYEFLKSLRTAIDEE, encoded by the coding sequence TTGAATAGAATAAAGAAGGTTATTGGATTCATTGCACAGGACGGAAAACATAAGAAAATTCTCAGCGCATACGTCATGCCCGGATTTCCGACTCGCGATTCAACTGCTGAAGTCTTGAGATCGGCGGAGAAAGCCGGCGTTGATTTTGTCGAGATTGGTGTTCCGTTCAGCGATCCCCTTGCCGACGGTCCGGTAATACAGAAGGCTTCCCAAGCTGCAATCGAGAACGGAATGTCGCCTGAAAAAATCGTCGATTTCGTAAGGACTTTTAGAAAAGAATCCGAACTTCCTCTGATTCTGATGGGATACGTGAATTCTTTCCTGAACGGCATCGGAAGGAGTTTCCCGGAAAAGCTGAAGTCTGCCGGAATCGACGGCGTTATCATCCCCGATCTTTCCCTGGAAGAATCCGACATGGTGAGGAAAGATATTGAGGATGCCGGACTGAGTCTCGTTTTGCTGGCCGCACCGACATCGACGGACGAGAGAATTGTGAAGATCAGCGAGGCATCGACGGATTTTGTCTATTGCGTCTCGGTCACGGGAGTGACGGGGGCAAGAAAGAATCTTGTGAGCAGCGATGTTACGGATTTCTTGAAACGCGTTCGGAAATTTTCTCGGAAGCCTTTCGTGGTCGGATTCGGCATATCGACTCCCGATACTGCAAGGGACATATCGAAATATTCTGACGGCATCGTGGTCGGTTCTGCGTTGCTGCAGAAAATTTCCTCGTCGTCTCAGTGCGGGGAAACAGCTTATGAGTTTCTAAAAAGTCTGCGGACGGCGATTGACGAAGAATGA
- the secG gene encoding preprotein translocase subunit SecG: MFTLLVVLEIFIAVLLMAVVLMQASKGGGLAGGFGGASAGFGNMFGVRKTADVLSRMTTILGTVFIVLALFINLFFLPNKVSNQQKSFLQTQGQRSLPPAQQVPQVPVESAPQPQK, from the coding sequence TTGTTTACGTTATTAGTTGTTTTGGAAATTTTCATTGCCGTCCTTTTAATGGCTGTTGTGTTGATGCAGGCTAGCAAAGGAGGAGGGTTGGCCGGCGGTTTCGGAGGTGCGAGCGCTGGTTTTGGAAACATGTTTGGAGTACGCAAGACAGCAGACGTTTTGTCAAGGATGACCACGATACTTGGTACCGTCTTCATCGTTCTTGCCCTCTTCATAAACTTGTTTTTCCTGCCGAACAAAGTTTCAAATCAGCAAAAGAGTTTCCTGCAGACTCAAGGACAACGGAGCTTACCTCCCGCGCAGCAGGTGCCGCAAGTTCCAGTCGAATCAGCTCCACAGCCGCAAAAGTGA
- a CDS encoding Ig-like domain-containing protein, whose translation MAKVNRSTNLSSAVLYGFSISFFLIILAGCAGQIGPSGGPIDKTPPQIVYSSPSQKQLNFNSDELEIRFDKYMSERAVENAIYFPPFSSKEIDFDWSGKELTIKLRKPLEKDRTYILTIGAGAQDTRNNSIGKAVNLVFSTGSKVDTGIISGTVFFTGKAQAYTVAAFSVTDSIDTLRPSMNLAKYVTQSDDSGRYIMQGLAAGKYRLVCFDDQMRNFTYAIQMDNYASATHDIEMTDSLQSITDMNFMPATEDTSRPQLYSADLAKDGTLLLKFSEMLDSSSISPRYFYVRDSVTAEDFPVDYAARREDNKLNVTLGLAKPLPLKRTYLVTATENIRDLQSNKISPENNPVVLKPDSATVRVPQYYFNFSDSVRDVNPHDTLFCQIMSPAISHSTSDTPFVSLVDSTGSLVPAGIFRQSESVFKISLQDLKSLGWYSAEIRYRFAGSEKDSVMARSFRMIDFATLGDIEGEIIPAGKKVVVLAASADGKKYVTLAGPDGKFHIGEVPAATFTLGAYVQHNNGIDYYSGKSFPYKFAEPFGVYPDPVKVRARWTSEGVKIRLF comes from the coding sequence TTGGCAAAAGTAAATCGATCTACCAATCTCTCGTCAGCCGTTCTCTATGGATTCTCGATTTCTTTTTTTCTCATCATCCTCGCGGGTTGCGCAGGTCAGATCGGCCCCTCCGGCGGCCCGATAGACAAAACGCCGCCACAAATTGTTTATTCATCGCCTTCGCAAAAACAATTGAACTTCAATTCGGACGAATTAGAAATTCGTTTTGATAAATATATGTCCGAACGGGCAGTGGAGAATGCAATCTATTTTCCTCCGTTCAGCTCGAAAGAGATCGACTTTGACTGGTCGGGCAAAGAATTGACGATCAAACTCCGCAAGCCGCTGGAAAAGGACCGAACATATATTTTAACGATTGGCGCCGGAGCACAGGACACCAGAAATAATTCTATTGGCAAGGCGGTCAACCTTGTGTTCTCCACAGGCTCAAAGGTTGACACCGGCATCATAAGCGGCACCGTTTTTTTTACAGGTAAAGCTCAAGCGTACACCGTCGCGGCGTTCTCAGTCACCGACAGCATCGACACACTCAGACCTTCCATGAATCTGGCAAAATACGTCACGCAGTCCGACGACAGCGGAAGATACATCATGCAAGGTCTGGCCGCCGGTAAGTATCGGTTGGTATGTTTCGACGACCAAATGAGAAACTTTACCTACGCAATTCAAATGGATAATTACGCGTCGGCGACTCACGACATCGAAATGACAGATAGCCTCCAGAGTATCACCGACATGAATTTCATGCCTGCGACTGAGGATACATCTCGTCCTCAGTTGTATAGCGCCGACCTCGCGAAAGACGGAACACTGTTATTGAAGTTCAGCGAGATGTTGGACTCTTCCTCTATATCACCGCGGTATTTCTACGTGCGCGACTCCGTCACTGCTGAAGATTTCCCGGTTGATTACGCGGCCCGGCGAGAAGATAACAAGCTCAATGTCACTCTCGGTCTGGCAAAGCCGCTTCCTCTAAAACGCACCTATCTTGTAACGGCCACCGAAAACATAAGAGATCTTCAATCGAACAAAATCTCACCGGAGAACAACCCAGTCGTTCTGAAACCCGACAGTGCAACGGTCAGGGTGCCGCAATATTACTTCAATTTTTCCGATTCCGTTCGAGATGTCAATCCTCATGATACCCTGTTCTGCCAGATCATGTCGCCCGCAATTTCTCATTCCACTTCTGATACTCCTTTTGTGTCGCTGGTTGATAGTACGGGAAGTTTAGTTCCCGCCGGAATTTTCCGCCAATCCGAATCGGTCTTTAAAATTTCGCTCCAGGATCTCAAGTCTCTTGGATGGTACAGCGCGGAGATAAGGTATCGTTTCGCCGGATCGGAGAAAGACTCCGTAATGGCACGCAGTTTCAGGATGATAGATTTTGCGACACTTGGCGACATAGAAGGAGAAATCATCCCGGCAGGGAAAAAGGTTGTCGTCCTTGCCGCAAGCGCCGATGGAAAGAAGTATGTGACTCTCGCTGGACCGGACGGTAAATTCCATATCGGTGAAGTTCCCGCGGCAACTTTTACGTTGGGCGCGTACGTTCAGCACAATAATGGAATCGATTATTACAGCGGTAAAAGTTTCCCGTACAAATTTGCAGAGCCGTTCGGTGTCTATCCTGATCCGGTCAAAGTCAGAGCGAGGTGGACATCCGAGGGTGTGAAAATTAGGTTGTTTTAG
- the pheA gene encoding chorismate mutase codes for MNDMKSLREKIDRLDKRIVKLLNRRAKYADEIGKVKEKLGLEVYSPEREKQVIENVSIENPGPLTDEAIKRVYERIIDESRRLERESAGERRISLQTNNSRRFFLWSMFHREKP; via the coding sequence ATGAATGACATGAAATCGCTTCGGGAGAAGATCGATCGACTCGACAAGCGGATCGTCAAGCTTCTCAACAGACGAGCTAAATACGCGGACGAGATCGGAAAGGTAAAGGAGAAATTGGGCCTTGAGGTATATTCTCCTGAAAGAGAAAAGCAGGTAATCGAAAATGTAAGCATCGAAAACCCGGGTCCACTTACCGATGAGGCCATCAAGCGTGTTTATGAGAGAATCATAGACGAGTCCCGTCGACTGGAGCGCGAAAGTGCCGGGGAACGGCGGATTTCCCTGCAGACAAATAATTCAAGGAGATTTTTTTTATGGTCCATGTTCCACCGTGAAAAGCCTTGA
- the tsaD gene encoding tRNA (adenosine(37)-N6)-threonylcarbamoyltransferase complex transferase subunit TsaD, whose translation MNLLSIETSCDECSAAVLVDSALKSVIISSQLVHNEYGGVVPELASRAHIEMIVPVVEEALKKSSISKNEIDAVAVTYGPGLAGSLIVGLSFAKSFAASRGIPVVGVNHIEGHLYSSFLENDKPQFPFLALIVSGGHTMLVHVKEPYSHELLGQTRDDAAGEAYDKVAKLLGLGYPGGPVIDKLAKEGNPEAFKFPRAFINDDSFEFSFSGLKTSVLYLLRDSQNASRPEKYKQTRRTVGGDGADERFIRDICASFQRAVVDVLVEKAIAAAVKFSVRSITVAGGVAANSELRGTMAERAHSIGAKVFFPRPLYCTDNAAMIGIAAHFKYKKFGIISDFMLKPVPNLTFSSELSL comes from the coding sequence ATGAATCTCCTTTCAATCGAAACATCCTGCGACGAGTGTTCAGCAGCCGTCTTGGTCGATAGTGCACTTAAGTCGGTTATAATATCGTCACAGCTTGTTCACAACGAATACGGCGGCGTCGTGCCTGAGCTTGCTTCGCGCGCTCACATTGAAATGATTGTTCCAGTTGTCGAGGAAGCGTTGAAGAAATCTTCCATTTCCAAGAATGAGATCGATGCAGTCGCGGTAACTTACGGCCCCGGGCTCGCCGGCTCGCTCATCGTCGGACTGAGTTTTGCGAAATCGTTTGCTGCATCTCGGGGAATTCCCGTCGTCGGCGTGAATCATATAGAAGGACATTTGTACTCAAGTTTCCTCGAAAATGATAAACCGCAATTTCCGTTTCTGGCTTTGATTGTCAGCGGTGGTCACACGATGCTGGTACACGTGAAGGAGCCATACTCACACGAGCTTCTCGGACAAACGCGGGATGATGCGGCGGGCGAAGCCTATGATAAAGTGGCAAAACTCCTTGGACTCGGATATCCCGGTGGACCTGTTATAGATAAACTCGCTAAGGAGGGGAATCCAGAGGCGTTCAAGTTTCCCCGCGCTTTTATTAACGATGACTCTTTCGAGTTCAGCTTCTCCGGCCTTAAGACGAGCGTCCTTTATCTCCTTCGAGATTCTCAGAATGCATCCCGTCCGGAGAAGTATAAGCAGACCCGAAGGACAGTCGGAGGCGACGGTGCTGATGAGAGGTTCATTCGAGACATTTGTGCTTCGTTTCAACGCGCCGTCGTCGATGTCCTTGTCGAGAAGGCCATCGCAGCCGCCGTAAAATTTTCAGTGAGGTCGATAACTGTCGCCGGCGGGGTTGCGGCAAACAGTGAGCTTCGCGGGACGATGGCAGAGCGTGCGCACTCGATCGGAGCGAAAGTTTTTTTCCCGCGCCCTTTGTACTGCACGGACAATGCCGCCATGATTGGGATTGCAGCGCACTTTAAGTACAAGAAGTTTGGAATTATTTCAGACTTTATGTTGAAGCCCGTGCCAAATCTTACATTTTCGTCCGAGTTATCCCTTTAA
- a CDS encoding flavin prenyltransferase UbiX, with protein MSKNKSNVPFAGKKMIVGVTGASGAIYALHTLRALLTKGIEVHIVFSDYGAYVIESETDFSLKTGDMLESFRAKYGDEVMSGSIVKYSNKDLAATISSGSFKTDGMVVVPCSMKTLAGVAQGVAGNLIERAADVTLKEGRKLVLVPRETPLNKIHLKNMLAAADAGAHILPAMPAFYQKPTSIEELADFIAARILALFDIETELFEPWQK; from the coding sequence TTGTCTAAAAACAAATCGAATGTCCCGTTCGCAGGGAAGAAAATGATCGTGGGCGTAACGGGAGCAAGCGGTGCAATCTATGCTCTTCATACACTCCGTGCGCTCCTTACAAAAGGAATCGAAGTACACATCGTCTTTTCCGACTACGGAGCCTACGTCATTGAGAGCGAAACGGATTTTTCACTGAAGACGGGGGACATGCTTGAATCCTTCAGGGCAAAATACGGCGATGAGGTAATGAGCGGCAGCATTGTGAAATACAGCAACAAGGATCTTGCCGCGACAATTTCGAGCGGTTCGTTCAAGACAGATGGAATGGTTGTTGTGCCGTGTTCCATGAAGACTCTGGCGGGAGTTGCGCAGGGTGTCGCAGGAAACCTGATCGAGCGTGCAGCCGATGTCACTTTGAAAGAGGGCAGGAAACTCGTGCTTGTTCCCCGCGAGACTCCGTTGAACAAGATTCACCTGAAAAACATGTTAGCCGCAGCAGATGCAGGAGCGCATATACTTCCCGCAATGCCTGCATTTTACCAGAAACCGACCTCGATAGAAGAACTCGCAGATTTCATAGCGGCCAGGATTCTTGCGTTGTTTGATATTGAAACGGAACTTTTCGAGCCTTGGCAAAAGTAA